Proteins encoded within one genomic window of Saccharopolyspora pogona:
- a CDS encoding dihydrofolate reductase family protein, with product MTASRPRPDPREALRHRPGRAAARLDVRDRDVAISGGAATINQYLRGGLIDELRTHIAPVTLGAGERLFDGVPALDLKLVSARPASLVTTSPTGSAAEPAVAGMSGGPTGSTGTRIRLHRATEAQDRASTPQNGFRLRSEA from the coding sequence GTGACGGCTTCGAGGCCCCGGCCAGACCCGCGAGAAGCCCTTCGGCACCGGCCCGGTCGAGCGGCCGCACGCCTGGATGTCCGAGACCGCGACGTCGCCATCTCCGGCGGCGCGGCCACGATCAACCAGTACCTCCGCGGCGGACTCATCGACGAATTGCGCACCCACATCGCCCCGGTCACACTCGGTGCCGGAGAGCGGCTGTTCGATGGCGTGCCCGCGCTGGACCTGAAACTGGTCTCCGCGCGTCCCGCCTCCCTCGTCACCACGTCACCTACCGGGTCCGCCGCTGAACCAGCGGTAGCCGGGATGAGCGGAGGGCCCACCGGGAGCACGGGAACCCGAATCCGCCTCCACCGGGCAACCGAAGCCCAGGACCGCGCGTCTACGCCGCAGAACGGGTTTCGGCTGCGATCGGAGGCGTGA
- a CDS encoding DUF3618 domain-containing protein: MARDPDTIERDIEQAREALAATLDQLSAKADPKRFVEYGKSSLQQKLNDPRVRYVLIGVGALVTVAVVRKLFR, from the coding sequence GTGGCCCGTGATCCAGACACCATCGAGCGCGACATCGAGCAGGCGCGTGAAGCGCTGGCCGCCACGCTGGACCAACTGAGCGCCAAGGCGGACCCGAAGCGTTTCGTCGAGTACGGCAAGTCCAGCCTGCAGCAGAAGCTCAACGACCCGAGGGTGCGCTACGTGCTGATCGGTGTCGGCGCTCTCGTCACCGTTGCGGTGGTGCGCAAGCTCTTCCGGTGA
- a CDS encoding SdrD B-like domain-containing protein → MTGRTAVFVAAGTLALLGTTVPAVAQPATGTVCGMHFFDRNVDGAWQPGEPGGGSAVGLYHLDGSWVATVGTNPDATYEIPDVPPGRYRVGINPIGYQPTTPSEVVVDVRPGGTSRADFGKLGSDITGVTWHDVNADGQRQADEPLLPGIQFWIGRWGSGTDGTGHYAMPNQGTSTYVLRFVPPGGMGFSPQHVGAPETDSDADPADGTATAVVALTDGRINQVLNLDIGLVTK, encoded by the coding sequence ATGACCGGGAGAACCGCGGTTTTCGTGGCGGCGGGCACGCTAGCGCTGCTGGGGACGACGGTGCCGGCGGTGGCCCAACCGGCGACCGGGACCGTGTGCGGGATGCACTTCTTCGACCGCAACGTCGACGGCGCTTGGCAGCCCGGCGAGCCGGGCGGCGGCAGCGCGGTCGGGCTGTACCACCTGGACGGCAGCTGGGTGGCGACGGTTGGGACGAATCCCGATGCCACGTACGAAATTCCCGACGTGCCACCCGGCCGGTACCGGGTCGGCATCAACCCGATCGGCTATCAGCCGACCACTCCCAGCGAGGTGGTCGTCGACGTGCGCCCCGGCGGCACCAGCCGCGCCGACTTCGGCAAGCTCGGCAGCGACATCACCGGCGTCACCTGGCACGACGTGAACGCCGACGGGCAACGCCAGGCGGACGAGCCGCTGCTGCCCGGCATCCAGTTCTGGATCGGCAGGTGGGGCAGCGGTACCGACGGCACCGGGCACTACGCGATGCCCAACCAGGGAACCAGCACCTACGTCCTGCGTTTCGTCCCGCCCGGGGGCATGGGGTTCTCGCCGCAGCACGTCGGCGCGCCGGAGACCGACTCCGACGCCGACCCGGCCGACGGCACGGCAACCGCCGTCGTCGCGCTGACCGACGGCAGGATCAACCAGGTCCTGAACCTCGACATCGGCCTGGTCACGAAGTAG
- a CDS encoding MOSC domain-containing protein, which produces MAHGSVTDLSRWPVKSLRGERVDAARFDDRGMAGDRTYALLDERATRTGNVLTVRQNPMMLSWAASYGDVADPTEPPTLRGPDGVDWSWTDPKLTDVLADSLDIPLSLRAADGQQDRGPTVLVTFEASRAGLSDELGADVDLRRFRTNLHVTADLPAFAEEGWEPGTTLTAGEVELAVTGDNAGPCIRCAVPSWDADGRERWRDLQTHLIGRHDNKFGVIMRVTKPGEIRLGDAVRQEP; this is translated from the coding sequence GTGGCGCACGGATCGGTGACGGACCTAAGCCGCTGGCCGGTGAAGTCGCTGCGCGGTGAGCGCGTCGACGCGGCCCGCTTCGACGACCGCGGAATGGCCGGTGACCGCACGTACGCGCTGCTCGACGAGCGCGCCACCCGAACCGGCAACGTGCTGACCGTCCGGCAGAACCCGATGATGCTCAGCTGGGCGGCAAGCTACGGCGACGTCGCCGACCCGACCGAACCGCCGACGCTTCGCGGCCCGGACGGCGTGGACTGGTCCTGGACGGACCCCAAGCTCACCGACGTCCTCGCCGACTCGCTGGACATCCCGCTCAGCCTGCGCGCTGCCGACGGGCAGCAGGACCGCGGGCCCACCGTGCTCGTCACCTTCGAAGCCTCCCGCGCCGGTCTGTCCGACGAACTGGGCGCCGACGTCGACCTGCGCCGCTTCCGCACGAACCTGCACGTGACCGCCGACCTGCCGGCCTTCGCCGAAGAGGGCTGGGAACCCGGCACGACGCTCACGGCGGGCGAAGTGGAGCTGGCGGTCACCGGGGACAACGCCGGGCCGTGCATCCGCTGCGCGGTGCCCAGCTGGGACGCCGACGGCCGCGAGCGCTGGCGGGACCTGCAAACCCACCTGATCGGGCGCCACGACAACAAGTTCGGCGTGATCATGCGCGTCACCAAGCCCGGCGAAATCCGCCTCGGCGACGCGGTGCGGCAGGAGCCGTGA
- a CDS encoding TetR/AcrR family transcriptional regulator produces MSAVKAASSAREEEAALASVESNQPATGRGRPRDATRDAALRQAAMEVLAQVGYRALTMDAVAAHARAGKATIYRRWDSKLDLVIDTCTQLVQRSVPEPDQGSIEADLGEFLRGFASFLTGPVGKAAQALVGELPHEPELAAAFRESFLLPQRDMLRRIIERGVQRGEIRADAPIDTVVELAGAGLIYRLMLTDEPLDTGFVDRLLREGLLPLLHTATPSA; encoded by the coding sequence ATGTCGGCCGTGAAAGCGGCGAGCAGTGCACGCGAGGAGGAAGCAGCGTTGGCCAGCGTCGAATCGAACCAACCGGCCACCGGCCGGGGTCGCCCGCGGGATGCCACCCGCGACGCCGCGCTGCGCCAAGCCGCGATGGAGGTGCTCGCCCAGGTCGGCTACCGGGCGTTGACCATGGATGCCGTCGCCGCCCACGCGCGGGCCGGCAAGGCCACCATTTACCGCCGCTGGGACTCCAAGCTCGACCTGGTCATCGACACCTGCACCCAGCTAGTGCAGCGCAGCGTCCCGGAACCCGACCAGGGCAGCATCGAGGCCGACCTCGGCGAGTTCCTCCGCGGCTTCGCCTCGTTCCTCACGGGCCCGGTCGGCAAGGCGGCCCAGGCGCTGGTCGGCGAACTCCCGCACGAACCCGAACTGGCCGCGGCCTTCCGCGAATCCTTCCTGCTGCCGCAGCGGGACATGCTGCGCCGCATCATCGAACGCGGCGTGCAGCGCGGCGAGATCCGCGCCGACGCGCCGATCGACACGGTCGTCGAACTCGCCGGCGCCGGCCTGATCTACCGCCTGATGCTCACGGACGAGCCGCTCGACACCGGTTTCGTCGACCGGCTCCTCCGCGAAGGCCTGCTGCCACTGCTGCACACCGCCACACCGTCGGCGTAG
- a CDS encoding nucleotidyltransferase family protein, translating to MVVAGVVLAAGAGRRFGMPKALVEYRGTLLVDRAAQVLAAGGCAPIVVVVGAAADEVRERAELTGARVVFNPDWATGMGSSLRTALDALAPTDADAALVLPVDMPGIGPEAVRRVAALAKPSTLAAAAHDGVRSHPVLLGRDHWAGARAAATGDAGARGYLNGRKVALVACDDVSEGFDIDRPEDLDRGNP from the coding sequence GTGGTAGTTGCGGGAGTCGTGTTGGCCGCCGGTGCCGGTCGTCGGTTCGGGATGCCGAAGGCGCTGGTGGAGTACCGCGGGACGTTGCTGGTCGACCGGGCCGCGCAGGTGCTCGCCGCAGGCGGCTGCGCGCCGATCGTGGTGGTCGTCGGCGCCGCCGCGGACGAGGTCCGCGAACGCGCTGAGCTGACCGGCGCGAGGGTCGTGTTCAACCCGGACTGGGCCACCGGTATGGGCTCGTCGCTGCGCACCGCGCTCGACGCGCTCGCGCCGACCGATGCCGATGCCGCCCTTGTGCTGCCGGTGGACATGCCCGGCATCGGCCCGGAAGCCGTGCGGCGCGTCGCGGCGCTCGCGAAACCAAGCACCCTCGCCGCCGCCGCTCACGACGGCGTCCGCAGCCACCCCGTGCTGCTGGGGCGCGACCACTGGGCCGGAGCCCGCGCGGCGGCCACCGGGGACGCCGGTGCCCGCGGCTACCTCAACGGCCGCAAAGTCGCGCTGGTGGCCTGCGACGACGTGTCGGAAGGCTTCGACATTGACCGTCCCGAAGACCTCGACCGGGGCAACCCGTAG
- a CDS encoding helix-turn-helix domain-containing protein, with the protein MSSNGPSVGSRIRQARERAGMSRRVLGGLVDRSAEWVKAVEVGRLQTPRLQMLTKLADVLDIRDLAELTGDDESVSVSRFAPGSAHQALYDVQAALTEYRLTPDTRPVDLAHLAERLAVAWKVRHSSPDHRTQLGALLPDLIRDAQRAVRARSGRERREARRILAGVYQLADFYVAFQPAPELVWLVADRAVTEGQESDDPYAMAAGAWALVQALRESGRWEEAISVAHDGAAQLEPYLESAPDDWRGMVGALRAENALTYARRGRHGEAWRHWESAYGIARKLGPEYRHVQTSFGLPVMKANAVTLGVDLRRGGEAMQAADFDPADIASVPRRARHMIEVARVHALQGDQAAVFAMLDQAERTAPETARFNGWARELTHSLLDRPPGGESAAVRSLADRIGVR; encoded by the coding sequence GTGTCCTCGAACGGTCCGTCTGTTGGTTCCCGTATCCGGCAGGCGCGTGAACGCGCCGGGATGAGCCGCCGTGTGCTCGGTGGCCTCGTCGACCGCTCCGCCGAGTGGGTCAAGGCGGTCGAGGTCGGCCGTTTACAGACGCCGAGGCTCCAAATGCTGACCAAGCTTGCCGACGTGCTCGACATTCGGGATCTCGCCGAGCTCACCGGCGACGATGAGTCGGTCTCGGTGTCCCGGTTCGCTCCCGGTTCGGCCCACCAGGCGCTCTACGACGTGCAAGCCGCATTGACCGAGTACCGGCTCACGCCGGACACTCGGCCGGTTGACCTTGCACACCTGGCGGAACGGTTGGCGGTGGCGTGGAAGGTGCGGCACAGTTCCCCGGACCACCGCACCCAGCTCGGCGCGCTGCTGCCCGACCTGATCCGCGACGCGCAACGGGCGGTCCGGGCACGGTCAGGCAGAGAGCGTCGGGAAGCACGGCGCATCCTGGCGGGCGTTTACCAGCTCGCCGACTTCTACGTCGCGTTCCAGCCCGCGCCGGAACTTGTGTGGCTGGTCGCCGATCGAGCTGTGACCGAAGGGCAGGAATCCGACGACCCGTACGCGATGGCGGCCGGGGCGTGGGCGCTGGTGCAGGCGTTGAGGGAGTCCGGGCGCTGGGAAGAGGCGATTAGCGTCGCCCACGACGGCGCAGCGCAGCTAGAGCCCTATTTGGAGTCCGCGCCGGACGACTGGCGCGGTATGGTCGGCGCACTCCGGGCCGAGAATGCATTGACCTATGCCCGCCGGGGCAGGCACGGCGAAGCGTGGCGGCATTGGGAGTCGGCTTACGGCATCGCTCGGAAACTCGGCCCCGAATATCGGCACGTACAAACGAGTTTCGGTCTGCCGGTGATGAAAGCGAACGCGGTCACGCTAGGCGTGGACCTGCGGCGCGGCGGAGAAGCGATGCAGGCGGCGGACTTCGATCCGGCGGATATTGCGTCGGTGCCGCGCCGGGCGCGACACATGATCGAGGTCGCCCGCGTGCACGCCTTGCAGGGTGATCAGGCGGCGGTATTTGCGATGCTCGACCAAGCGGAGCGGACCGCGCCGGAAACGGCCCGGTTCAACGGCTGGGCACGCGAGCTGACGCATTCGCTTCTCGACCGTCCGCCGGGTGGCGAGTCAGCGGCAGTGCGGTCGCTGGCGGACCGGATCGGGGTCCGCTGA